DNA from Leptospira bandrabouensis:
CTGCGCTAAAGAAACGGCAACTGCTTGAACAGCCGTTAAATGAAAAAAACTATGAAAGAAGGGAGTGTAAATAAATCCACCCCCGAGTCCCAAAAAGGAAGCTAAATATCCAACAAAAAAACCAACTCCAAATACAACTATGATCCCTGGCCAAAAACCCCAGACAAATTCATTGTATATTTGAAAGTTGAAATCCAATGGTTTTAGAAATGTTCCTTAGCATCCTCAAAAAACTTGAGTGTCATTCTTTCGAATACCTCTCGTTCTGTAGCCGTTTCAAAATTATACCAAGAAATAGGAATGAAAAGTAACCACTGCGCATAATTTCTAAAGATATGATATTCATAGGTTCCCACTTTTTTTCCATCTTTATAAAGTAGGTATTGCACATCGTACCCATCTTGTGTGGACCAAGCAGGAATGAGAGTGGCAGTCAAAGTGGAAATTCCAAGAAACACAGTTGCTTCTGGAGACGGTGAACGGTAGTTAACCTTTACATTTACCAAATACCCAGATTTAGGTACATCCACACCTTCCACTGTGTTTTTAAAACGAGTTTTGTTTTGAAAATAGTTTTTTAAAGCTTCTCGTCCCCCTAAATTCATTTGAGGAAAAGTTGGCAGAGCATAAACAAAGTTGGCATC
Protein-coding regions in this window:
- a CDS encoding LIC12231 family lipoprotein, coding for MTTARTKVFKIGILFPLFFILTNCLISYKDHPKILPLPAEEKSNDANFVYALPTFPQMNLGGREALKNYFQNKTRFKNTVEGVDVPKSGYLVNVKVNYRSPSPEATVFLGISTLTATLIPAWSTQDGYDVQYLLYKDGKKVGTYEYHIFRNYAQWLLFIPISWYNFETATEREVFERMTLKFFEDAKEHF